DNA from Quercus lobata isolate SW786 chromosome 1, ValleyOak3.0 Primary Assembly, whole genome shotgun sequence:
CTACTAGGAGAGGCTAAGATTAGGGTCCATGTAAGTGTCTTTCTGTACTCAAACAAGTAAGAGTCAAtagataaaattattaaataagagTAGCGTCTATACAAGTGTCTTAGGGTACTGTTCATAATACTATTTACTGGTTCTATTCACAGCACTGTTCATCATTACTGTTCacatattacaaaaaaatctatttctatattttttttttcttctcttttcaacCATAAATCCAATCTTTTCTCGCTTGAACCCTAACCCCTCTTCTATAAAGGTTCCAAACCCCAAAATTTACAAATCCTCCTAAACCTTAACCCACCCCAACCATATGTAGAGAAATTCTCATATTTTTTCATATGTCAACATGTGTTTAAGAGTGGAGGGTTTTGTTGACAAGCTTCAATCGTAGTGGAGCAAGCACAATGTTTGTGGTTTTCTTgtctttgttttgataattcaatagtgaCAACAAGGATGGAGAATTTGAATCCTAGATATCTCTGATTGAAACGCATCTCAATCCACACAAGCTGATGGGTTTGTTTTGACCCATTAGGCTATCGCGATCTTAGTTGGAgtagtcttagagactcgagttcTTGCGTTCTCTAGATCTACTTTTATAGAACTTGAGTCTgagaaactcgagtttcacatCATTTGTATGCCAGCACTGAAACTCGATTCTCAAAGGCTCGATTTTGTTGCTGAACTCGAGTCTCTCAAACTCGAGATACtagtttacaaaataatttcaaaaacgtgcttattaatgaaaatgtttCATAAATCATGTTATATTGCAAATTTCCTCTCAATCTAGGTGTCATAAACTCTCCCACTTAAATCCTCGATCTCTTCGTCAAGGTCCACATTGTGGGATAGTGTCTTTGAGCCCTTATGGGACTATTAGGTTGTCTTTGATACTATTTATAACTACCTAAGGAAAAGCACTAGCCACATTGTGCTATATCTCTCAAAATGACTAGTCTAGTCACAATTGAAGCTCCTTGTAGTTCTTTATAAAGCCTAGATTGACCTAGTTTATGATTGATGTGACTcaacacacacccacacaacACTCTCATCTAATTCGAATCAATATCCAATCAATTTGGGGTACTGAGGCGGGTAACTTCCTATCAGATAAAATTGTGGGTTCTGAAAGTTTTAACATTAACATGAGATGTATGCTTCCTATTGTAAAATCTTTCAGTAAGATATCACACTTGGGATTTTAAATTGTGAGCTGGAGTTTGAGAGTTTAACACTTTTAATAGAACATAGAttcttattgttattttcttatttttttctttttttattctctcctgTAGAGGTTCGTTTTATGAACAGAATgttgagaaaattaatttaCGTTTTGACAGGTTTGCAGAGATCCCAGATGGGGGCGATGCTATGAAAGTTACAGTGAAGACACTGAAATCGTTAGAAAGATGACTTCCATTGTCACAGGCTTGCAGGGCCAGCTACCCCACATACACCCAAAAGGCTACCCTTTTGTGGCTGGGAGGTATGAGGGGAGTCATTCATTTGATTCTATTCACaattctttaaaaaacaaacattttataTCTTTGATTAGATTAACTCATTAGCAAATTCATTTTCCAAATAGAATATGTATCTTACTGGTAAAGTAAAAAACAAGACAATGGAACAACAAtctatttcctttctttcttttctgttcaAAGCAATGAGTTTTTTCTTGGTCTTGGGAagaatttttcttgattttttttatccctACTTGTATTGTATTTGGTGTATAAAAACTTATGTTGTCCTCTTTCCGTATCTTCTGATTCTAAAGTAGCTATACAGCTAACAAAACTTCATACAACAAGCATTGTACTAGTACTCAACttgttttattctttcttgaaaTATCTTGATTGTAAATTCCTCTTTTTGATCAATTTAGATTTGGAATATTTAATCCATGCAATGAAATGGATCGTTGTTAATTCCTCCTTCTATAGCTGTCCATTGGATTCTTTCTCATAATCCTACATTTGATTCTAGGAACAATGTTATTGCTTGCGCAAAGCATTTTGTAGGAGATGGGGGTACTGATCGGGGAAAAAATGAGGGGAATACTATATTATCGTATGAGGACTTAGAGATGATCCACATGGCACCTTATCTGGATTGTATTTCTCAGGGAGTTTCCACTATTATGGCATCCTATTCTAGCTGGAATGAGTGTAAACTGCATGCTAACCGTTTTCTCCTGACAGAAATTTTAAAGGATAAGCTAGGTTTCAAGGTAAAAATTGTGATATTACTCATATTATGAAACAAATCTATTTCTTTCCTTGCCAATCCACAGTTTTTCATCTTTGGGTTTGGATATTCTACTGAAAAAGTAGTTTCTACACTTTAATTGATTATTTGCTAGATCTTAAGTctccaaattttattgttgatcAATGAGATGAAAAGATAAACCTATTTTGCTTTcacatttgttttcttttcctatgTTTTATGTGGGTCTTTCaggattttttttggggggagggggaagGCTATTAGAGAAATTGCACTTACAGTAATCAAATTCCTCTGCATCTCAATAATTCTTGGGTTAGTTTTCTGCTgcagggttttattttttctgattGGGCTGGACTTGACCGACTTAGTGACCCTCGTGGCACAAATTACCGTTCCTGCATTTCCTCTGCTGTTAACGCAGGAATAGACATGGTAGAGATTGAACTCCAATTCCAATGCTTAGGTTGCTCTTTTGATTTATGTCTTCTTTGCTTGACTAAGAAATATGCAGGTGATGGTGCCttatgattttaaaaagtttgtgGAGGGCTTGATAGATCTGGTTGAATCTGGCGAGATATCAATGGCCAGGATTGATGATGCTGTTGAACGGATACTTCGAGTAAAGTTTGTTGCTGgtctttttgaatttcctttcaCAAATAGATCTTTGCTAGATACGGTTGGTTGCAAGGTAACTTTTGCAGAATTTCTGACATGATGTATTGACCTTTTTTGCCTGTTTTAATGTTCTCTTCAGAAATTATTAAAAGCTCTCCCATTTTTCATCAAGCTCAATTTGTATCTTTCCCTTGAATGTGTGTGTTTTTCCACTACtgcttaaaattattaatttaattcacATGTAGATGGTATCTTGGCCCAGCACTCTTTTGTAATGCTAAAGcaaatcttttccttttcctaccAAGCCCTAGTCATTCTTGAACTCTAGCCTAGGTACTAGTACGGGTACAACACTgtgacaacaattttttataaattagcCCTTCCTAGCCCTTACCTAGGAAGTAGTGACATGGGTACGGTGCCCCAAATGAAGTGTCCATGCTTCCTAGACTCTAACCCTTCTTTCCAAAGCTTTACACTTCAAAGCCACAAATTCTCCTAGCTCTAAGCTTACCACAAGCACACAGACAAATTTCCCAATTTGTCCTATGTCAGTAGCAAATGCATTATAACTAGTTTCATTGTTATGAACTAcaatatatcaaattataatgCATTGTGGAgataattgaataatttttgttaGCATCCAACTATAATATGCAAGTAAACTCAACTGAATTATTACTTTAAAGCTGAGATGAAgttttgggtttgaaattttctgCAGTTGCATAGAGATCTAGCACGTGAAGCAGTCCgcaagtccttggttctgtTAAAAAATGGAAAGGATCCTAAGAAATCTTTTCTTCCATTAGACAAAAATGCTAAGAGAATTTGTGTCTTTGGAACACATGCTGATAATCTTGGATATCAGTGTGGAGGGTGGACAATGAAATGGTCTGGAGGCAACGGCAGGATTACAATTGGTACGCAATGACATTGTTATTCATTATAAGTATTAAGCTATATGTTGACTATCACAATCAAAGTGGCAAGATATTTAGCTTTCTAAgacttttttaatatttaaattcatTGTGCTATTTGCTAAGATTTTCATtgtgctaatttttatttaactttgtaggactagtttttttttttccctcttagGTTCTGTTAATCACTGAAGCCATGTGGCATCTACCTTAACCCAGCCCTACTAATACAAAGTGAACTTTACAAAATTCATGTGTTTAGAGTCTCATTTAAGCTAGTTCTTGAGAAATTTGTGGCCAACCAGGAATGTCTATATGTATCAAGTTAATTTCACTGAATTGAATGCAATGTggggaaaattattgaaatatgcAAAGGCTTACCCAGTTCATTCTGTTTCTTCAGTGATATATGATTGTACATTTGTCATTGGTGGTGAAGAGAAATCATGCAAAATGTTACTATTTAAGCATGTCTAGGTTAATATCTACCCCTCAACAccgcgccccccccccccccccccccccccccccaaaaaaacaagaacataaagaaaagaCCAGGAAAATTATCTGGGTATGTCCTGTCAGGGTTTCTTTAGTTTAATTGCAACAACATAGCTAGATCTTTTATTGAAACTTTCTTGCTAGTAGGTATCTATGgaaaagaatttcatacatttatatatatatatatatatatatatattccgtAACTCCTGGATGCACATTGGAACTGAATTTATGATGTCATTGGATTTTAGGCACAACCATCTTGGATGCTATTAAAGCTGCAGCAGGAGATGAAACAGAAGTAGTTTATGAGCAAAATCCATCAGCAGACACCTTAGCACGTCAGGATTTCTCTTTTGCAATTGTAGCTGTTGGTGAAGAACCATATGTAGAGGGCCTCGGTGATAATTCAGAGCTTGTAATCCCCCTCAATGGAACTGACATAATAAGTTCAGTCGCTGACAGTATCCCCACATTGGTGATTCTGGTATCCGGAAGACCTTTACTTTTAGAGCCATTGCTTTTGGATAAGATAGATGCTCTGATTGCTGCTTGGTTGCCTGGAAGTGAAGGAGGGGGAATTGCTGATGTTGTCTTTGGGGATTTTGACTTCAAGGGCCGACTACCAGTGACATGGTTTAAACAGGTTGAACAACTGCCTCTGCATATTGGAATCGATTCGTGTGACTTTTTATTTCCCCTAGGCTTTGGGTTGACATGCAATAAGGAGAGATCTCTAGACTGAGTTGTGTAACCAAGGCCggtcataaaaataatttatcagAACCACTTATGCAGAAACAGCTGTAACATGATAGATAGATTTTGGATAGAGTTTcctccaaactagtttgaaggAAAATTCCTCCAAAGCACAACGTGGCGGCTCAAATGACCATCCACGTGCACTTTTAGTCATATAACCTATTTAATGACTCACGTTATTTAAAACATGTAGATGGTTTTTATGAATCGCAACATAATGAGATGGAAGAGATtactccaaactagtttggtgGAAAACTCTGCCTATATATTTTCTCTTACTATCAAGGTTGTTTGTACTTCATGTATGAATTCACTCAATTCTCTTCCTATTCTAAGGCAGCCCTATGTATCAAAGTTGTCTGTACTTCATGTAAGAATTCACTCAATGCTCTTCCTATTCTATGGCAGCCCCATTTCCACTGAATCCTAGTTGTTCTCTGTAAACAGGGTAT
Protein-coding regions in this window:
- the LOC115985226 gene encoding uncharacterized protein LOC115985226 isoform X1 yields the protein MGKVEEDMNCIYRDPNEPVEARIRDLLSRMTLKEKVGQMTQIERRVATPDAIKDLSIGGILSACGSGPFQKALSSDWADLVDGFQKSALESRLGIPLIYGVDAVHGHSSVYGATIFPHNIGLGATRDADLVQKIGEATALEVRATGIQCTFAPCVAVCRDPRWGRCYESYSEDTEIVRKMTSIVTGLQGQLPHIHPKGYPFVAGRNNVIACAKHFVGDGGTDRGKNEGNTILSYEDLEMIHMAPYLDCISQGVSTIMASYSSWNECKLHANRFLLTEILKDKLGFKGFIFSDWAGLDRLSDPRGTNYRSCISSAVNAGIDMVMVPYDFKKFVEGLIDLVESGEISMARIDDAVERILRVKFVAGLFEFPFTNRSLLDTVGCKLHRDLAREAVRKSLVLLKNGKDPKKSFLPLDKNAKRICVFGTHADNLGYQCGGWTMKWSGGNGRITIGTTILDAIKAAAGDETEVVYEQNPSADTLARQDFSFAIVAVGEEPYVEGLGDNSELVIPLNGTDIISSVADSIPTLVILVSGRPLLLEPLLLDKIDALIAAWLPGSEGGGIADVVFGDFDFKGRLPVTWFKQVEQLPLHIGIDSCDFLFPLGFGLTCNKERSLD
- the LOC115985226 gene encoding uncharacterized protein LOC115985226 isoform X3, translating into MTSIVTGLQGQLPHIHPKGYPFVAGRNNVIACAKHFVGDGGTDRGKNEGNTILSYEDLEMIHMAPYLDCISQGVSTIMASYSSWNECKLHANRFLLTEILKDKLGFKGFIFSDWAGLDRLSDPRGTNYRSCISSAVNAGIDMVMVPYDFKKFVEGLIDLVESGEISMARIDDAVERILRVKFVAGLFEFPFTNRSLLDTVGCKLHRDLAREAVRKSLVLLKNGKDPKKSFLPLDKNAKRICVFGTHADNLGYQCGGWTMKWSGGNGRITIGTTILDAIKAAAGDETEVVYEQNPSADTLARQDFSFAIVAVGEEPYVEGLGDNSELVIPLNGTDIISSVADSIPTLVILVSGRPLLLEPLLLDKIDALIAAWLPGSEGGGIADVVFGDFDFKGRLPVTWFKQVEQLPLHIGIDSCDFLFPLGFGLTCNKERSLD
- the LOC115985226 gene encoding uncharacterized protein LOC115985226 isoform X2 — its product is MGKVEEDMNCIYRDPNEPVEARIRDLLSRMTLKEKVGQMTQIERRVATPDAIKDLSIGGILSACGSGPFQKALSSDWADLVDGFQKSALESRLGIPLIYGVDAVHGHSSVYGATIFPHNIGLGATRDADLVQKIGEATALEVRATGIQCTFAPCVAVCRDPRWGRCYESYSEDTEIVRKMTSIVTGLQGQLPHIHPKGYPFVAGRNNVIACAKHFVGDGGTDRGKNEGNTILSYEDLEMIHMAPYLDCISQGVSTIMASYSSWNECKLHANRFLLTEILKDKLGFKGFIFSDWAGLDRLSDPRGTNYRSCISSAVNAGIDMFVEGLIDLVESGEISMARIDDAVERILRVKFVAGLFEFPFTNRSLLDTVGCKLHRDLAREAVRKSLVLLKNGKDPKKSFLPLDKNAKRICVFGTHADNLGYQCGGWTMKWSGGNGRITIGTTILDAIKAAAGDETEVVYEQNPSADTLARQDFSFAIVAVGEEPYVEGLGDNSELVIPLNGTDIISSVADSIPTLVILVSGRPLLLEPLLLDKIDALIAAWLPGSEGGGIADVVFGDFDFKGRLPVTWFKQVEQLPLHIGIDSCDFLFPLGFGLTCNKERSLD